A part of Denticeps clupeoides unplaced genomic scaffold, fDenClu1.1, whole genome shotgun sequence genomic DNA contains:
- the LOC114779519 gene encoding LOW QUALITY PROTEIN: teashirt homolog 3-like (The sequence of the model RefSeq protein was modified relative to this genomic sequence to represent the inferred CDS: inserted 2 bases in 1 codon): MTRRKQQAPRRAAAYVPEEDKETTAAKIHTASSKTVPTPAGQPPVTGPDGEGGPREDPGSLEQMKAVYSSFLPGSCWSSLNLGPPAAARSFDWHQSAMTKTLQQVSPNRRPPATDPDLLSTVQLCRQSAKLYGSIFSGASRFRCKGCSSAYETLVELTVHMNETGHYRDDNHAKNGAGAKGWSKPRKRSLMEMEGKEDAQKVLKCMYCGHSFESLQDLSVHMIKTKHYQKVPLKEPMTTIAAKMMGSSGQRLPMELNIFSSQCAVEKPHKEADCSEKIKHRLGHPNGTSYTWQFETRKSQVLKCMECGSSHNSLQDLTTHMMLTGHFININKGGLKRVETPLSPRKNSKDEKVQSVPLAPSSFSSPSSAETPLHPCSSPSRTKREDVCPKDNKQLLDADKRDYLSEEDLKESPRGGLDILKSLEDTVTSAIHKAQNGSPSWGGYPSIHAAYQLPSNMTQPPPATSNTVPTTCKSHHKERFSLNNSSVSPDKDAMLKQVMGKGVEGKKVRKPGEWDMTVSLACRNESSESDSSKAPKVCASTTRDPSVYEENEETNKLSTDPSKSHISALNINSVVTTNTLAPDHQPTVDPISALQTVMNLHLGGATKPALSVTNPMDMLFKMSNSMAKKVLLKAVPPETDKKMESANGGVNDLSKDQPIDLSKGQSKTPASSTRIPASQPTSMPCSSTVPKSPETLADAPFMPSSPYQENALADISDMLRNLTEPNVLSKVSKRGSWLKQSTSERASIADETEEEDFTSQKHKGHQSNWNPIHLLILQACFTASLRRTADGKYVSTDLSPKERTQISNLTGLSMATISHWLANVKYQLRRSGRTKFLRNLDVGQPVFFCSQCSSQVRSPSAHVYHLESHLGFRMKDFPKLSADKLRKSAMRINKALPRLHSLPADKKGTXSQTITSQHALKLHLSKVHGTSPEECTLYLCEMETWA; the protein is encoded by the exons ATGACGCGCAGGAAGCAGCAGGCACCGCGACGCGCAGCAG CATACGTCCCGGAAGAGGACAAGGAGACGACAGCGGCCAAAATTCACACGGCTTCATCAAAGACTGTCCCAACGCCAGCAGGACAGCCTCCAGTAACAGGGCCGGATGGTGAGGGTGGACCGAGGGAGGACCCAGGAAGCTTGGAGCAGATGAAGGCCGTTTACAGCAGTTTCCTGCCCGGCTCCTGCTGGTCTTCTCTGAACCTCGGCCCACCAGCCGCGGCCCGGAGCTTCGACTGGCATCAGTCCGCCATGACCAAGACGCTTCAGCAGGTCTCGCCGAACAGGCGTCCTCCAGCCACAGACCCCGACCTCCTCAGCACGGTGCAGCTGTGCCGCCAGAGCGCCAAGCTGTACGGCTCCATCTTCTCCGGCGCCAGCAGGTTCCGCTGTAAAGGCTGCAGCTCTGCGTACGAGACCTTGGTAGAGCTGACCGTCCACATGAACGAGACGGGGCACTACCGCGATGACAACCACGCCAAGAACGGCGCCGGTGCCAAGGGCTGGTCCAAGCCACGCAAGCGCTCCTTGATGGAAATGGAGGGCAAAGAGGACGCCCAGAAGGTGCTGAAGTGCATGTACTGTGGACACTCCTTTGAGTCTCTGCAGGACCTCAGTGTGCATATGATTAAAACCAAGCACTACCAGAAGGTCCCCTTGAAAGAGCCCATGACAACAATTGCTGCCAAAATGATGGGCTCTTCTGGACAAAGGCTCCCCATGGAGCTGAACATCTTCAGTTCACAATGTGCGGTGGAAAAGCCTCACAAAGAAGCAGATTGCAGTGAGAAGATCAAACACCGCTTGGGTCATCCGAATGGGACCAGCTACACGTGGCAGTTTGAGACTCGCAAGTCGCAAGTCTTGAAATGTATGGAGTGTGGAAGTTCACATAATTCCCTGCAGGACCTGACCACCCATATGATGTTAACAGGCCACTTCATTAACATCAACAAGGGTGGTCTAAAAAGAGTTGAGACCCCGCTGTCTCCAAGGAAGAACTCCAAGGATGAGAAGGTCCAGTCAGTGCCATTGGCCCCATCgtccttctcctctccttcctcaGCTGAAACTCCTCTTCATCCCTGTTCCTCTCCTAGCAGAACGAAGCGTGAAGATGTGTGTCCTAAAGACAATAAACAGTTGTTAGATGCTGACAAACGTGACTATCTTTCTGAGgaggacctgaaagagagcccCAGGGGTGGATTAGACATTTTGAAATCTCTGGAGGACACTGTCACCTCCGCGATCCACAAAGCCCAGAATGGGTCTCCTAGCTGGGGAGGATATCCAAGTATACATGCCGCATATCAGTTACCAAGCAACATGACACAACCTCCACCTGCCACTAGCAACACCGTTCCTACAACGTGCAAATCGCACCATAAAGAGAGGTTCTCCCTCAACAACAGCTCAGTCTCTCCAGACAAAGACGCCATGCTGAAGCAGGTGATGGGAAAAGGAGTTGAAGGCAAGAAGGTGAGAAAGCCAGGGGAATGGGACATGACTGTATCTTTAGCTTGCAGAAATGAGTCTTCTGAGTCGGACTCATCTAAAGCGCCAAAGGTTTGTGCTTCAACCACACGTGACCCAAGCGTTTATgaggaaaatgaagagacaAACAAACTAAGCACAGACCCGTCAAAATCCCACATTTCTGCTTTGAATATTAACAGTGTCGTCACCACCAACACTTTGGCTCCAGACCATCAACCCACTGTAGATCCCATAAGTGCTCTCCAGACAGTAATGAACCTGCATCTGGGTGGAGCCACTAAACCTGCGCTTTCAGTGACAAATCCCATGGACATGCTCTTCAAAATGAGCAACAGCATGGCCAAAAAGGTTCTCTTGAAGGCCGTTCCTCCTGAAACGGACAAAAAAATGGAATCTGCCAATGGGGGGGTTAATGACCTCAGCAAAGACCAGCCAATAGACCTGTCCAAAGGACAGAGCAAGACACCTGCATCCTCCACCAGGATTCCAGCCTCACAGCCAACCTCTATGCCATGTTCCTCCACTGTTCCTAAAAGCCCAGAGACTCTCGCAGATGCACCATTCATGCCAAGCAGCCCCTACCAGGAGAACGCCCTAGCAGATATCTCCGACATGTTGCGAAACCTCACAGAGCCAAATGTTCTCTCTAAAGTCTCCAAGCGTGGCAGCTGGCTAAAGCAAAGCACTTCTGAGCGTGCTTCTATAGCCGATGAAACTGAGGAGGAGGACTTTACTTCACAGAAGCACAAAGGCCACCAGTCCAACTGGAACCCTATTcatctcctcatcctccagGCCTGTTTCACCGCCAGTCTCCGACGGACCGCCGATGGGAAGTACGTCTCAACAGACCTGAGCCCCAAAGAACGGACTCAGATATCAAACCTTACTGGGctctccatggcaaccatcaGCCATTGGCTGGCCAATGTAAAGTACCAGCTGAGGCGGTCAGGACGCACAAAGTTCCTGAGGAACCTCGATGTGGGCCAGCCAGTGTTCTTCTGTAGTCAGTGCTCTTCACAGGTACGAAGTCCCTCAGCACATGTCTATCACCTGGAGTCACACCTGGGCTTCAGGATGAAGGACTTTCCCAAGCTTTCAGCAGATAAACTCAGAAAGTCAGCTATGAGGATCAATAAAGCACTTCCCCGCCTCCATTCCCTGCCAGCAGATAAGAAAGGCAC CAGCCAGACCATCACCAGCCAGCATGCACTCAAACTCCACCTCAGCAAGGTTCATGGAACAAGCCCAGAGGAGTGCACATTATATCTGTGTGAGATGGAGACGTGGGCATGA